The following proteins are co-located in the Solanum pennellii chromosome 8, SPENNV200 genome:
- the LOC107029033 gene encoding (S)-2-hydroxy-acid oxidase GLO1-like isoform X2, with the protein MNTIIVFYQQTALMFHNMESVTNVMEYEILAKERLPKMIYDYYASGAEDQWTLQENRNAFSKILFRPRILVDVSNIDTTTSVLGYKISMPIMVAPTAMQKMAHPEGECATARATSAAGTIMTLSSWGTSSVEEVASTGPGIRFFQLYVYKDRNVVMQLVKRAERAGFKAIALTVDTPRLGRREADIKNRFVLPPNLSLKNFEGLDLGKIDKTDDSGLASYVAGQVDQSLSWKDVKWLQTITHLPILLKGVLTAEDARLAVESGAAGIIVSNHGARQLDYAPATVMALEEVVKAVQGRLPVFLDGGIRRGTDVFKALALGASGVFIGRPVVFSLAVDGEAGVRKVLQMLHDEFELTMALSGCLSIKEISRSHITTPWDPLRITPRL; encoded by the exons ATGAATACAATTATCGTTTTTTATCAACAG ACAGCACTAATGTTTCATAATATGGAGAGTGTTACCAATGTCATGGAGTATGAAATCCTAGCAAAGGAGAGGTTACCCAAAATGATATACGATTATTATGCCTCTGGTGCAGAGGACCAGTGGACACTCCAAGAGAATCGAAATGCGTTCTCTAAGATTTT GTTCAGGCCCCGTATTCTTGTAGACGTTAGCAATATTGATACAACCACAAGTGTCTTGGGATATAAGATTTCAATGCCCATCATGGTTGCTCCGACTGCAATGCAGAAAATGGCTCATCCTGAAG GAGAATGTGCAACAGCGCGAGCAACATCTGCTGCTGGTACCATCATG ACATTATCCTCATGGGGTACTTCCAGTGTAGAAGAGGTTGCTTCAACAGGACCAGGCATTCGCTTTTTCCAGCTCTAT GTGTATAAAGACAGGAATGTCGTTATGCAACTCGTGAAAAGAGCAGAAAGGGCTGGTTTTAAGGCAATTGCCCTTACTGTGGATACGCCAAGACTTGGCCGTAGGGAAGCTGATATTAAGAACAG GTTTGTTTTGCCACCTAACCTGTCACTGAAGAACTTTGAAGGACTGGATCTTGGAAAGATAGATAAG ACTGATGACTCTGGACTTGCTTCATATGTTGCCGGGCAAGTTGACCAGTCTCTTAGCTGGAAG GATGTGAAATGGCTTCAGACAATAACACACTTGCCAATCCTACTGAAGGGTGTATTAACTGCAGAAGATG CAAGACTAGCTGTAGAATCTGGAGCAGCTGGAATTATTGTGTCGAACCATGGGGCTCGACAACTTGATTATGCTCCTGCTACGGTTATGGCCTTGGAAGAG GTCGTCAAAGCAGTTCAAGGAAGACTTCCTGTTTTCCTTGACGGTGGAATTCGCCGTGGGACAGATGTCTTTAAAGCACTAGCTCTGGGAGCATCTGGTGTATTT ATTGGAAGACCAGTTGTGTTTTCATTGGCTGTCGATGGGGAGGCAGGAGTTAGGAAAGTACTTCAGATGCTTCATGATGAGTTTGAACTGACAATGGCCTTAAGTGGTTGTCTCTCAATCAAGGAAATTAGTCGTAGCCATATCACAACTCCTTGGGATCCCCTTCGCATCACACCCCGGTTATAA
- the LOC107029033 gene encoding (S)-2-hydroxy-acid oxidase GLO1-like isoform X3, whose amino-acid sequence MFHNMESVTNVMEYEILAKERLPKMIYDYYASGAEDQWTLQENRNAFSKILFRPRILVDVSNIDTTTSVLGYKISMPIMVAPTAMQKMAHPEGECATARATSAAGTIMTLSSWGTSSVEEVASTGPGIRFFQLYVYKDRNVVMQLVKRAERAGFKAIALTVDTPRLGRREADIKNRFVLPPNLSLKNFEGLDLGKIDKTDDSGLASYVAGQVDQSLSWKDVKWLQTITHLPILLKGVLTAEDARLAVESGAAGIIVSNHGARQLDYAPATVMALEEVVKAVQGRLPVFLDGGIRRGTDVFKALALGASGVFIGRPVVFSLAVDGEAGVRKVLQMLHDEFELTMALSGCLSIKEISRSHITTPWDPLRITPRL is encoded by the exons ATGTTTCATAATATGGAGAGTGTTACCAATGTCATGGAGTATGAAATCCTAGCAAAGGAGAGGTTACCCAAAATGATATACGATTATTATGCCTCTGGTGCAGAGGACCAGTGGACACTCCAAGAGAATCGAAATGCGTTCTCTAAGATTTT GTTCAGGCCCCGTATTCTTGTAGACGTTAGCAATATTGATACAACCACAAGTGTCTTGGGATATAAGATTTCAATGCCCATCATGGTTGCTCCGACTGCAATGCAGAAAATGGCTCATCCTGAAG GAGAATGTGCAACAGCGCGAGCAACATCTGCTGCTGGTACCATCATG ACATTATCCTCATGGGGTACTTCCAGTGTAGAAGAGGTTGCTTCAACAGGACCAGGCATTCGCTTTTTCCAGCTCTAT GTGTATAAAGACAGGAATGTCGTTATGCAACTCGTGAAAAGAGCAGAAAGGGCTGGTTTTAAGGCAATTGCCCTTACTGTGGATACGCCAAGACTTGGCCGTAGGGAAGCTGATATTAAGAACAG GTTTGTTTTGCCACCTAACCTGTCACTGAAGAACTTTGAAGGACTGGATCTTGGAAAGATAGATAAG ACTGATGACTCTGGACTTGCTTCATATGTTGCCGGGCAAGTTGACCAGTCTCTTAGCTGGAAG GATGTGAAATGGCTTCAGACAATAACACACTTGCCAATCCTACTGAAGGGTGTATTAACTGCAGAAGATG CAAGACTAGCTGTAGAATCTGGAGCAGCTGGAATTATTGTGTCGAACCATGGGGCTCGACAACTTGATTATGCTCCTGCTACGGTTATGGCCTTGGAAGAG GTCGTCAAAGCAGTTCAAGGAAGACTTCCTGTTTTCCTTGACGGTGGAATTCGCCGTGGGACAGATGTCTTTAAAGCACTAGCTCTGGGAGCATCTGGTGTATTT ATTGGAAGACCAGTTGTGTTTTCATTGGCTGTCGATGGGGAGGCAGGAGTTAGGAAAGTACTTCAGATGCTTCATGATGAGTTTGAACTGACAATGGCCTTAAGTGGTTGTCTCTCAATCAAGGAAATTAGTCGTAGCCATATCACAACTCCTTGGGATCCCCTTCGCATCACACCCCGGTTATAA
- the LOC107029033 gene encoding (S)-2-hydroxy-acid oxidase GLO1-like isoform X1, which produces MNLMESWIFFVLLRVVGLDIGTALMFHNMESVTNVMEYEILAKERLPKMIYDYYASGAEDQWTLQENRNAFSKILFRPRILVDVSNIDTTTSVLGYKISMPIMVAPTAMQKMAHPEGECATARATSAAGTIMTLSSWGTSSVEEVASTGPGIRFFQLYVYKDRNVVMQLVKRAERAGFKAIALTVDTPRLGRREADIKNRFVLPPNLSLKNFEGLDLGKIDKTDDSGLASYVAGQVDQSLSWKDVKWLQTITHLPILLKGVLTAEDARLAVESGAAGIIVSNHGARQLDYAPATVMALEEVVKAVQGRLPVFLDGGIRRGTDVFKALALGASGVFIGRPVVFSLAVDGEAGVRKVLQMLHDEFELTMALSGCLSIKEISRSHITTPWDPLRITPRL; this is translated from the exons atgaatttgatGGAATCTTGGATTTTTTTTGTTCTGCTTCGCGTTGTTGGATTGGATATCGGG ACAGCACTAATGTTTCATAATATGGAGAGTGTTACCAATGTCATGGAGTATGAAATCCTAGCAAAGGAGAGGTTACCCAAAATGATATACGATTATTATGCCTCTGGTGCAGAGGACCAGTGGACACTCCAAGAGAATCGAAATGCGTTCTCTAAGATTTT GTTCAGGCCCCGTATTCTTGTAGACGTTAGCAATATTGATACAACCACAAGTGTCTTGGGATATAAGATTTCAATGCCCATCATGGTTGCTCCGACTGCAATGCAGAAAATGGCTCATCCTGAAG GAGAATGTGCAACAGCGCGAGCAACATCTGCTGCTGGTACCATCATG ACATTATCCTCATGGGGTACTTCCAGTGTAGAAGAGGTTGCTTCAACAGGACCAGGCATTCGCTTTTTCCAGCTCTAT GTGTATAAAGACAGGAATGTCGTTATGCAACTCGTGAAAAGAGCAGAAAGGGCTGGTTTTAAGGCAATTGCCCTTACTGTGGATACGCCAAGACTTGGCCGTAGGGAAGCTGATATTAAGAACAG GTTTGTTTTGCCACCTAACCTGTCACTGAAGAACTTTGAAGGACTGGATCTTGGAAAGATAGATAAG ACTGATGACTCTGGACTTGCTTCATATGTTGCCGGGCAAGTTGACCAGTCTCTTAGCTGGAAG GATGTGAAATGGCTTCAGACAATAACACACTTGCCAATCCTACTGAAGGGTGTATTAACTGCAGAAGATG CAAGACTAGCTGTAGAATCTGGAGCAGCTGGAATTATTGTGTCGAACCATGGGGCTCGACAACTTGATTATGCTCCTGCTACGGTTATGGCCTTGGAAGAG GTCGTCAAAGCAGTTCAAGGAAGACTTCCTGTTTTCCTTGACGGTGGAATTCGCCGTGGGACAGATGTCTTTAAAGCACTAGCTCTGGGAGCATCTGGTGTATTT ATTGGAAGACCAGTTGTGTTTTCATTGGCTGTCGATGGGGAGGCAGGAGTTAGGAAAGTACTTCAGATGCTTCATGATGAGTTTGAACTGACAATGGCCTTAAGTGGTTGTCTCTCAATCAAGGAAATTAGTCGTAGCCATATCACAACTCCTTGGGATCCCCTTCGCATCACACCCCGGTTATAA
- the LOC107029033 gene encoding peroxisomal (S)-2-hydroxy-acid oxidase GLO5-like isoform X4: protein MNLMESWIFFVLLRVVGLDIGTALMFHNMESVTNVMEYEILAKERLPKMIYDYYASGAEDQWTLQENRNAFSKILFRPRILVDVSNIDTTTSVLGYKISMPIMVAPTAMQKMAHPEGECATARATSAAGTIMTLSSWGTSSVEEVASTGPGIRFFQLYVYKDRNVVMQLVKRAERAGFKAIALTVDTPRLGRREADIKNRFVLPPNLSLKNFEGLDLGKIDKTDDSGLASYVAGQVDQSLSWKDVKWLQTITHLPILLKGVLTAEDV, encoded by the exons atgaatttgatGGAATCTTGGATTTTTTTTGTTCTGCTTCGCGTTGTTGGATTGGATATCGGG ACAGCACTAATGTTTCATAATATGGAGAGTGTTACCAATGTCATGGAGTATGAAATCCTAGCAAAGGAGAGGTTACCCAAAATGATATACGATTATTATGCCTCTGGTGCAGAGGACCAGTGGACACTCCAAGAGAATCGAAATGCGTTCTCTAAGATTTT GTTCAGGCCCCGTATTCTTGTAGACGTTAGCAATATTGATACAACCACAAGTGTCTTGGGATATAAGATTTCAATGCCCATCATGGTTGCTCCGACTGCAATGCAGAAAATGGCTCATCCTGAAG GAGAATGTGCAACAGCGCGAGCAACATCTGCTGCTGGTACCATCATG ACATTATCCTCATGGGGTACTTCCAGTGTAGAAGAGGTTGCTTCAACAGGACCAGGCATTCGCTTTTTCCAGCTCTAT GTGTATAAAGACAGGAATGTCGTTATGCAACTCGTGAAAAGAGCAGAAAGGGCTGGTTTTAAGGCAATTGCCCTTACTGTGGATACGCCAAGACTTGGCCGTAGGGAAGCTGATATTAAGAACAG GTTTGTTTTGCCACCTAACCTGTCACTGAAGAACTTTGAAGGACTGGATCTTGGAAAGATAGATAAG ACTGATGACTCTGGACTTGCTTCATATGTTGCCGGGCAAGTTGACCAGTCTCTTAGCTGGAAG GATGTGAAATGGCTTCAGACAATAACACACTTGCCAATCCTACTGAAGGGTGTATTAACTGCAGAAGATG TTTAG